Part of the Xenopus tropicalis strain Nigerian chromosome 3, UCB_Xtro_10.0, whole genome shotgun sequence genome, GCTCTGTTTACAACAAGCAATACAAAAAAGAACTTTATTGGAAAACTTccagaaagggttaaatacaattttttgtctgttttgaATTTTCAGCGAAAATCCTTTCATACGTCTCCAGGAGAACAGAGTGCAACTAGCAGAAaacaaacacaattaaaaaaaaaacaaaaaaaaaacaaaaaaaacactttgacAGACCGCATAAGTGTCTTGCATATTTATGATGTAATCTGAAGATCTGACATCAGCCCCCTTCCTACTGAGAATGCAgactgaaatatttaaaaatagggGTTAAACCCAAACCAATTTTTTCTGGGATTGTTATTTCTTTAGGGGATAGCATAAGTCACATGAATAATTATGGCAAACAATTTCCAGCTGCTCGAGGTGGTCTTCTATGAATCTTCCACTGCAGGAGTTTGGTTCTTAATGCAAGGTTATTCTTTAGGAGtgaataaacattattttaccaTATGCAGCAGAGAAATGGTTATGGTACTCAACAATACACTTGTTTGCGAAACTGAACAAATCTTCGGATATCTCTTTTGTACTCAGGAAAACAGGATAACGGGAATTTCGAGACAGCTAGTTTTTAGGGATTCTAAAAGACCACTTTCACACTGCCATCCAGCAATTTGCTGCACAGTTTTCTGAAAAGTCTCACAAATGTGCAGATGTCAAAGAAGCAAAACCACCACAGTCATTAAAATCTATACAGCAGAAAAGCTTAAGCAATATGCTAACAGATACTTGTGCATTTGCCCATGGCATATGGTCTTTAAGGGCTTTCCCATGGAATGAAAAGTGCAGCCCCTGAAAAATGGAGTACAATGTGACAGTGCCCTGAGGATATGATTTATTTTGAATATTGTTATATCCTACTTTCTTTCAGGATAGTGTTGCTATGATACACACACCGTGGCTTTACTGATGTTTTTAAAATACAGTTTCCGACATACAGTCACTGTGCTGAGAGCAGTTGCAGAGTTCTCCTCAGTTGGGTAGGATGAAAAACTAACAAAGTGGACAATATATAACGTACAAGGTGCCTTAAAGCCAGTCATAACCTGACCTGCTGTAACGGAAAATATTTACAGAAGCTAGAAGGACTACAGGTCACAGTTAAATCTAGTGCAGTCCAATACTACAACTCCATGTATTTGCAGAAGCGTGCATTCCTTCTGCTTCTGTACAAATAGTTCTATTACATTTGCAGTATAATGAATGCCTGGAGTAGAACCTGGCTAAAAGGCCCTGGGGAGAACAATGAACTAAATAGCCAGAAAGACTAGTGATACATTGGGCAGCAACACCACTAGATGAGTCTCCTAAGCAACAGCAGCATATCACAATGAATAAAGGCTGCAAAACACACTTCAATCACCATCTCCAAACAATGCAGTTTCAAATCACAATAACTATGAGATCAGGTGACTGCCATGCTATGAGAACATTATGTATGGAGAAAAACACCTATATAGTTCTCTAAATTAGAGTGTGGGGTGTATGTTCCTTTAGAGAACAAAAGCTCATGTAAGGAAAACACTAAATATACCCATCATTTATAGGCCCATCTGAGACACATGCCTGCAGAATAGTAAGCTATAGGGCATTCCACGATGGGTCACCTACATCTGAAGAAAAAGGTGGTGTTCTCCTTCATTTCAAATATCACATCTAGGCATGtcttcatacatatatatttaaatgttacgtgtaaaaaaaaaataaaaatgaaactgctgGACAGAAAAATAGTGCAGTTTTGCTGCAGTTACTCTTGGTTCATTTATGTATAGGGGCGATTTCCTGATTGCACAATTTTGGCACTAGGCAACTAAACTCCTGCAGTTATGAATCTTGGTGTTAAATCATTATCAATGTAAACAGCAGCTTTTCAACTAAACAAAACAAAGATTGTAAAGCAGCTGGGCCTGCAATGCATATACAGTTGTGTGCatttatatcaatatatacacacagacttCCAGgggtgtgcatgtgtgtgtgtgtatatacatatatatacacatacatacatatagatagatagaaaaatatatatacacactgttaTATACCTATAACATACATATGTCAGATGTATTATATGCATTTCAGACCCTGCATAGGGTGAACAGTTAGTGGTTTATTAGATCTAAAATGCAAGTTTACGTatctttccattttttaataTTAGTGTTTTATAAAAATGATGCATCAGGGTGTATTTACATTATACACAGCCATGGGCTTTTTACAGGAGTCCCACATGATGACATCACAGTTGTGATGTGTCTTCTGCTTTATCAATTATTCTGTTCCCCACAAAGAAACTGGGGCTGGGAAGGAGATGTAGCAGAAGCAATATAGATTAAAATTTTTCTTTAAGAGCTCTCTGGTTAAAAGAATTAACAACTGTTCAACAACGACCAAGCATATACTGGAAATTTGTTGGTGAGGGATTTTGTTGACCCCTGTACTCCCAGAGTCTCTGCAGCAACACCTTTAAATACATAGGAACACATGACAACAACATTTCTGAACATCTGCGCTGTGGATAATTTTTGTGCCATGGAACGCGGGAATTCCTCTTCTTGAGCTCACCTTGATTTGTTTTAAGGCTCTTGGGTTTTCGGGCTCCATGTGTAAGCCAGAGCCAAAAACTCACTCCAACAGAGACTTAGCATGGTAGACAAAATAAAGGAGCACATGGGAACACACAAAACAAATGTCCCTGGTTCTTCACTTTCATACAACtgacaaatataaaaacaatttacCTTATTAAGTTCACATGTCCACCCCACTTAACAGTCAGGAAAGTTTAGAAGATGTGAACCCCACCTTCACTATAAGATCATACAGGGAAAAATGTTCACAGGCTGAATGGTGGAGTGTATTAATAAGcataaaactatttatttttcttgAAAGTGAAAGGGTGGAACAAAATTTAAACAGAAGTTTGTAACCAAAGGACACAAGCTCCGGGCCCATAGCGTGCCATTTCAAGATTAATATGCTGAATACTGCATACGCAGAAAATCTCCTGGGCACACTCTGGCACACTTTCCATGTAGACCCCCTTATTGCTGGAGGCAAACTTGAATAAATACAGACCAGGTCCCTTGAAGGTAGATGCTGTTAAGAGCTAAGATGGTGGGACTGAGTTGGATTTGGGTGTCTGGAATCAGAGCAGGAAACTCAAGGCTTCTTCAGAAAACTCTAGCCACAGAGAGTCTCCAACACCATTTAACTGATGCACAGATAATTGTTCCCACGATGTCCTGTGATCCGGTCACATGACTTGGTGTAGACAGGGAATTGGTGTCAACTCCTGCTGGAGAAAGGGTAATAATCATAAAAAGATCTTTACTGAAATTATGAAGACTATAACAGTTTATTATGCAAATTGCTGTCTCCTTATAATTATGAAcaataaacatattatatataatatttataatatataaatatatatcataattGTTTctaaaattcatatttaaaatttACTGTTATTCTGTTCATTTGCACTATGCTCAGCTATCTGTCAACCACTTTTATTCTGCAGGCTGTAAATACAGAAACAAGAGTAGCAACTTTCATgccttaagctggtcatacaagTCCAAATTGATTAAGTAATTTTACTAATTTCTACCCTGTAATACAAATGTAATAGTATTTATGTAATCCCCTATCTTGTCGGATCAATCACTTGAACCATATGTCAGACTGACCATCCCAATGTATGATCTCAAAGTATTAATTTGGTAAATGCCTTAAACGGTTAGGTGTTGTAATGCTCTGTTCTAAGGATATTTTGATTctcagacataggggcacatttactaaattcgactaaactcacttCCAGGAATTTGTGACATTTACACAAGTTTTGACAGTACAGCAATGGAAGAAAAAGAATTCCTGGTAGCCAGTGGCCTACTTACCATTCTCACCTCCTGGGGGGTGGATATAGTGAAGGGGTTGAGCCCTGCTGACTGGCCACAATGGCTGTAGAAGACAGGCCTGCACAAAGTAAATGGagtataacatttaaaaaaagcaatcaTGAATCATGTAGGCAGAAAGCAGGCATGTATGGGCCCCTTTAATCCCTTTCTCCTTCCTATGATCTGGCATAGAgcatagagctgggcggtatgaccaaaaatttatatcacagtatttttcaaaattatatcggtgtcacggtatttgacggtatttttttttttctatgcatgattaggtgttaaccccatttcctaataaattagagaataattactgcagtattgaaaatcagagtcaggcaagcgaaggatcggcagcagaaagtcgtaaggtaaatcaggcaggcttagtttcccaggcaaggccgcagacaacatagcacaggagggggcgtttgatagctttaaataccccccacgcatgcgcagaaccggtgcggtcagcgcgtcgcggacgtgcacgctttgacatgtacgtgcgctttgacacACGTGCACCTGGatgcgcgtgcgcaacgtcccacggacaacgggacgcgcgcgagactgggccgcacgggtgagtaccccgacaccccggtattgcggtatctgaaaaatgaatatagttttaaaaaaaacaccggtattcggtattaaacggtatatcgcccagccctaatagAGCAGATATTTATACTCagcaatggaggaagcagaccctgtggtccggGCCCTCCTGTATACTGGAACCCCCTGTGACCCTCTTTACCAAAAAGCCACTTCAAATTAGGTGTCAAATATCCAATTCTTACCAGGTCCATAGGTTACTGGATactgggcaggcagcagagaatAGCCTAGGTGATGGTGGTGGTGATGCGTGGACATTAAACGCTGGGAAGGAGAAGTGCGAGGCCTTTCTGAACTTCTGTCGCCTCCTCTGTCTGGAGCACCCATGCTACTGCATCCACCCACTGAACCGGCAGTGCTCCCAGGTACATTGCAGCCACTTCGATCTCGATCCTGGGGAGATTTGTCTGTTATCTAAATACGAAGGAAAGGAGAGAACAGCGCAATAAGTTAAAAAGTAATTTCACTTGCATATAATGGACACCTGTTGCTATTTTTAATGCGTTGGCTACAACATTTTCTTTTGTACTTCTGCTGTATGTAACTAATGGGCCTTTTCTCTCAGAAGTGTTAGGTTTGTCTGTAAATATATCCTCTAAATTAAAATGGCTCAGCAACTGGAGGCCTGCAGGCAAGGTAAGACCCTCCAAAAGATGTTTTATGCCCTTAGGCCCCCAGTCATCTGAACCAAGGGCTTCACTGAGCAGCACTCATCTATATACATTTTTCCTTGAGTCCTTTATTATGCGGAGGACCTGTACTCACCGTaggagatttgcttttgtaatggCTTGCATGTTGctgcaaaatatccaaggctttgGACTCTGAGGTGGGTTTGCAACTGACACTTGGGCTCGCTCTGGACTTATCGGATTCTTCACTGCTGCTAACTTTGTTTCCATAAGGAGAAAAAGAATAACTTGGGGGGAGATATGATCCTGAAATGAGAAAACCAGAAAGTGAAGGAAAGTCCAAAAAAGAATCTAAACATGAGGTGCCTGGCAGATAGACAGTAATGTGGACTTTTCCAACAGAGAAATGCGATTTCCAAATATTGTTATGTTCATATGTTAGAGAAAAAAACTTTACATGGGGTGTATCTTCTCACATAACTAGTTCCTTAttacaacaatataaaaaaatttatATTATAAGGATAAATAGAGATAATATCTGCATTCCTGGACTTTAACCATGTATAGAAATGTACACAAGCCAGTATTCAATGTGGTGTGGATCAGCATAGTTAAAAGGTGTTACATAATAACAACAGTAAAAGGCTACAAAGCCAGTgtgtaatataaatgtttttgaaTCTAAAGTACAATAAAAGCGCCAGCCTAAATTAACCTTTTATTTGTACCTGGGTAGTTTTGCATCATGACAGCAGGCATGCCACGGTAGCTTGGATGGCTGGGGTCGTATGCTTGACTGTAGGTATAGCTGTGCATGTAGGGGATGTACGACTGATGCTGTGTGAGGGGCGACGAAACTGGAACATGGGTGCTTGTTCGCGGGTCCTTAGGCAGCCCTCTGGGGTCCTCTGTGACTGGTGGTCCCTTGACATCCACACTCACCCCCTCTTTGCTATCTTCTTTAGAGGAGGCCTCTTTGCTCCGGGCCCGCTCCTCTTTGACCTTCCGTTCCCTCTCCTCCTTCCACCGTTCGTCCTCAGATTTTAAGGGGTCTGAGTACTTGGGATAGACATATGTCCATAGTCGAGAGTCTGCCTCCTGCTAGATATAAAAAGAGCAACAGCAAAGTGAGTTCTGCCATTTAACACTAGAGGACTGTCATTATATGTATAACATACTTCTACACAGGATGATGTTTCTAAGGTGTTGTACATGCACTGTTGCTAGTTTTCTTGAGCTAATTGGTTATAACCTTCTGCACATCACTGCAACTATGCTTGTACATATTAAACCATTTTGTTTACTATAATTACACATACAACTTTTAGGCGGTCACACCACTGATTAGGCTAAATCCTATTTGTTCCCTTTATCCTCCATTGTAACTAGAAGATACCAATTCCAAAAAACTACCTTTACTTCTTATGGGTTTAACTCTGGCTGCTATCACATGCATTAAATTCAAATCTGTtgcaattaaaatttaattttaaaaaatatttttgcgaTTAATAACCAAATGTGCTAACAAAGCTGCACTATGCCAACTAAAGTGGAAGTTCACCGTCatattaacttatagtatgtAATAACGAATAATCTGGTTACAGGTTTAGTTATAACGAGAAATCTGGTTACAGGTTTGGTTAGTCCTAATCAAGCCTTCATTATATTTGTCAACATCCCTCAAGAAAGGCACGTTTGCTGAAAAAAAAGACTTTGCAGATGGATTACCAAGATGgggcaactttaggaaagcaatTACCAGAAAgagacatatttataaaagtgtgtgcaggtatcagaccccttatatggaatcctattatccagaaagttctgaattttggAAAGGCCGTTGCCAAAACAATCCTTAATTACTGTTTCTATaattgtttttagcagacttaaaggacatgtaaataccccacacacaaaaatgtaatcagcctctgagaaatctttcaatacctgccacactggttgtccagaggttaatagtaaggctgcagtgtctcATTTATcccttagatttccttctcctcctctaacccactcggccccctccctcaggaatttgctttggttgttggcttgtgggcatgctcagttgttctaagctcagattactaaacatgccccccagtctagcagccagtgaagagatgatattgctggttcccatagaaactcagctctagctgtctgcttcaatttttttctcctaacctcctctcctgagctcagctcaaacaaagcagaacttttatcaaagacagttgtgcctgtgtgagcctgtattcttgatgaaatgtatgctgaataagggtctgtgtgtgtatgcagaTTTAAAAGTATCTGATTatatatcagagggaaaatggccaccaggtgaaagctgctatttgctttaggaaaatgtgatggtgctggcaagcggaggggatatatgcagtacaaatgatgccatttgggtgggggagatgtgcccaactgatatacattgtaggtaaatgtaggctttacatgtcctttaaggtaggagatcacaattacggaaagaccccttatctgggaaagcccaggtcccaagcattccggataatgggtcccatacctgtataatacattTCATGTTGAAATAAAAGAATAACTTATGCCATGGTATAATCTTATGAAAACATGTAACTGGGTGGAAAATTTTGATGTCAAAAAAGGGggtttgttttcatgaatgtgcaaCAACAGAATAGCAAAAGCTTGATTTACAacacagggattggatgggtgaagtttgaacttcccctccAGCCCAGCCCATCCCATCCCCTGGGTTTATTTCCAGtggtgtcccgccagcccagtccaacacaGAAtacacacttgataaagggcacaatAGGGGCCTGAAACATGTTgcgtatggcataaaaataaaagcacttttttgcaGCAATTCTGCACTCGCGCTCCcccctacatatattttttggctgagagtgcggctctatcgctgggggtttgatgcataaGGGCTGAaaggctgggcgcagaggacctatctagtcCAACACTGCATACTGGATACTCACCCATATAGCAATGTCAAATTGTTCATAGTTCCCACCTAGGCAGAACAGGAGATGATGCTGCTGTTGCACATTCATGAagtcaaatatataaatgtaaattgaAAATGTGCTGAATGGAGCAGTCTGAGCAAATTTACATTATATTAGTGGTGTAAATAATGGTATAATTTTAGGAGTTAACTTGGTGTAATATAACTACGCACCTGCAAATGTTATGAACAAGAACTGAACTTTAGAACTATGCCATTTATTTAAGACCAActttgaaatcattttttgacacaaaatattttacatggTTATAAATATGACTGTTGGCCTTAGATTTGAGCTTCTCAGGCTATACTGAGTTTTGATTATTActgtaaaggaaaaggaaaggctaagtaacttgggggtgccaaaatgttaggcacccctaaatGACTTTAATagcttactttttaccccgggctggtgcccctgttaggagaaaacctcaccagcccagggtataagcaGTGAGCGTTTCCTTCTGTTGTCACAATCCCTGGGCTGGCGCTTgtacattagagtgaaaagcagagTTTTTCATTCTACTTAGCATGTACAAGCGCGTGAAGAACGAAGCAGGAAGAGGAGGCcacgctcgcaggtaccccgggctggtgtggttttctcctaacaggggcaccagcccagggtaaaaggtaagcgattaaagtcacttgggggtgcctaacattttggcacccccaagtgacttagcctttccctcTTCTTTAATATTGCCACAGGCCTTTCCTTCTTGATGGCAATCAAAAGCAACCTGGTGTGATCTCCAGCATTTAGACTGCTATTGCTAAATGGCAGCAgtcaaaacaaattttttttaattggaatgACAAACTACTGTAATTCAGGCATATTTAGAAAAACGTTtgctgttaaaaagaaaaaaaaaacactacacaGAGTTTTCCTAGGTAAATTAAAAGTTTTCTATCAGGAATGccctaaagtgaaatgggacacgAAAAAGCAAAGGTACTTGGCAACCAGCATGTAGATCGGTGAAAAACTTGGCAGAACATGGGTTATTGCTTCCCAAGTGTGCTCAGATATATGTAACACAGAAACAGTCTCACTTGACAATATAACCTGACTCACAcacaatcttttttttcccccacctTATCAGACCTCTTCCTTTTTCATCTATTATTTTCTGCTTGTAAGGGGATGCTCATCTTTgtattaactttcagtatgatgtagagagtgatattcagagacaatctgcaatttcagtagctatctggttgctagggtccaaatttcccTAGCAACAAAGCAGTGGTGTAATTAAGtctgtaatatgaataggagaggcctgagcAGAAAGTAATtcaactgtagcctcaaagaacaaAAGTTGTTGCTGTTGggagtgaccctcatttgaaagcaaagagtcagaagaaggcggcaaatattttttaaaaactattgaaaaaaaaaatacatcgaAATAAAATTAATTATTGCGAaacatacttaggggctgatttactaacccacgaatccgacccgaatagGAAAAGTTCctacttgaaaacgaacattttgcgactttttcgtattttttgcgatttttttcggcgtctttacgaatttttcgttaccaatacgatttttgcgtaaaaacgcgagtttttcgtagccattacgaaagttgcgtaaaatctggcgatttttccgtaacgttaaaacttacgcgaaacttcgcaccttttaagttttaacgctaccaaaaaggcgcaacttttcgcgtaagttttaacgctacgaaaaatcgggcgattttacgcaactttcgtaatggctacgaaaaactcgcgtttttacgcaaaaatcgtattggtaacgaaaaattcgtaaagacgccgaaaaaaatcgcaaaataccgatcattacgaaaaaaccgcaatcggactcatttcgacccgttcgtgggttagtaaatgtgcccctaaaagttaaattagaggtgaaccaccccctttcaATCATCTCTGACCGTTTTCCACTTCACCTTGTCTTCAAAAGGCCAGTAATACAGGTGTAGGACAGAAAGCTTTTAGTGTGGCAGTCTTAGCACCCCAAAGATTGGGGGACTTGTGCTAGTCCCAAGTGTGAAACCCATACAAAAacaaggggttatgtaataaaatacactaagtttgcgtagtagcagtaacccatagcaaccaatcagaaggaagcatttctgggttgctatgggttacagttCCCGGTCTAACTTAGTggtttttattacaaatggggttCTATAAGCAATTATGGGGAAACAATTCAAAAAGATTACGCTTAAGCAGATACAATACAAGTGGCCAAACAGATATATGGCTCCTTTTCTACTAATCTGACTGATGAAAAATTTCCATCAAGCAGATAATCCTCAATACACAGAATAGCAGGATTATCAGTCAAAATGACTTTTTTATACAGGAACAAATCTGTGTATAGCCATTTTAAGATTTGCGACTAGAAGCCctgtacttattgtacagcgctgcggaatatgttggcgctttataaataaatgttaatgtaatgtaatgtaatatacagGATCCATGTTAAAACACAGATGTATGTTGTCATTTTAACTGCATGACTTACTTACATTAGCCTTTGACAACCCAATTTGTATTTCTTTGCATCTGATTCTTAAACAATGTACATGTTTTACTGTTTTGTCAAAGTTCTACTGCAAAGGAAAGACAAAAAATGCAACACAAGATGGTTGAATAACTTTGCCATTTACCTGTCTATACCACAGGGCAGGATCAAGACCAGCTTGCCGATTACATTCTCCAATAGATTTAGCTTCAGTTGTTTCTTTCCCTGCATGCTGACCACCTTCTGACACTTTTGCCTTTAACCCCTCTCCTTGCTGCAAGGGCAACTTTACAGAGTCCTCTGGCTTGGGGATGATCACTGACTTTCCAGAGTCTGAACTAGTCCCCAGTTCCTTGGCCTTGCTGGTCCCAGATTTCCCAAGGTCAGTAAGGCTTGGGGCCTTTGTTAGTGTTGGGGGCACAGACTTATGCTTCCATTCATCTTTAATTGAGGTCTCTCTTTCCCTTACtgcaatttctgcttttttctcaTTACTGCGTTGCTGTTCTAGACTCTGCCTTTGTTTCTGTTGCTCTTCATAATGCTGGCGATATGCTGGATTAGTACTAAGCATGTGTGCATGGTACCCTTGGTCACTGTAGCCATAAGGAGGCACGTAGGCATACTGGTTGTAATAGAGAGACTGCATGTACATGTTAGGCCTTTGCTGGATCACGGATGGTTGTTGGCTTGCGCTGTTTAGTTCTGGCTTTTTCTCTTCAGGAGGCTCAGTTTTCATTTTTACTTCTGTAACTTCtagatcctcttccttcttaaCCTTGAGGGGTTGACTCTCTGATGTAGCTTGACCAGTGGTATTTATGGCACTAGGACTGGAATGTGCATAGTTAGGAGAGTAATAGGTCTCAAAGCTCTGGTAGTATGGGGAGTCTTTGCTTTGTGGCTGTTGTGCAAAGAGTGTTTTTTTGGCACCCTCTTTTACTATCATATCTGGGTCTTTCACTTTGGTGCCATCTAATTTACCCTCTCCATCATCTCCTGCATCTGATATATCAGAGTATGCAGGACTGTTAGTTTTTGCTGAAGCACCTTCAGCACCATTTTGAGTTACAACATGCAAAGGGGTCATTGGTTGGCCTGGACTTGGATTTTCTATTCTACTTGATGTACTTCCTGAACCTATTGATGGACTTGGAGCATTGTCTGTAAAGCTGTAAATTTTATCAGCCTCAGCTTTAATGCTGGCTAGGCGGCTCTGGTGAGCATCAGAGCCATTAAGGAGGCCGTCTGCTTTGTTTGACGATTCCCCCATGCCTTCTCCATAAGggcttttgccttcctctggacggCCTGACTTCATAGAGGAGCCAGGGCTCTCCTCCTCTCTGCACTCTTTcttctttttatccttttttttcttaTCCCTAGATGGTGTCAGTGCAGGATTGATACCAGAGGGTTCTCCCATAACTGTGGGTTTTGGTTGAATTGGTTTAAGCTGAGGGCTAGCTGGCATAGCTTGCACCACTGTGGTTGTTATACCAGTTGAGGAGCCGGGACTGGAGGCAGTAAAAGTGGTAGCTTGAAAGGTGTACATTGGCTGAGGCACTATAGCTGGTGCAATTGGACGTGCAGATTTCACACTTTTAGAGGCAGGTGGCTTCTCAGTCTTGGTGCTTAAGCCTCCTTTTTTCACTGCATCTTTTTCTGCCAAACGTTTTTCCTGTAGATCAAAGCCATCATTGCTGGTATCATCTGCAGCTAGTGTCCCGTCCTCTGATCCATCATTAGAAAGGGCTCCAGGGTCTGTGTCACCCTCTGCCCCTACTTTCTTTTTACAAGCTGCCTTGCCTCCAAATTTTGCAGATAGTGTTGGACTGTGTGGTTCAGTTATGCGGGCCTTGGGAGTGGCAGAACGTGCAGGAGAGAGAGACCCTTTCTGGGATGCAAAGGCGCCATTGCATCCTCCCATGTCCAAATGAAGATGGGGCTCCTCTCCGCACTCACTATCACCATCAGCTTCTGGTTTACTGTCATCATCAGTGTGTGCATGCGCCTGATGATATTTCAGGCCATTGATGTgcttgtactttttattacaattAGGATGGGGACAGTCAATGAGAATCGGAGATGAACAATTTCGGTCAAGTGTTGCAGGTTCTACCTTGATAGTGCTTAGTGGAACTGTTAATGGCATGGACACAGGTGCAGAAGAGGAACCCAT contains:
- the znf609 gene encoding zinc finger protein 609 isoform X3, which encodes MSLSSGAPGGKGLDTNPVETYDSGDEWDIGVGNLIIDLDADLEKDQQKLEMSGSKEVGLPAPNAVATLPDNIKFVTPVPSGQSKESKSKSKRSKSSKDGNRSSQASSGLFPAGEANKKEAGGRSGESGSCSGTPSVSVAPSKNSEKSSKASRISSSSKKESGKTKKDKGEVGVGGEKEPSGVLQPTQGMVGRGAALQEASGAAVDHLGGGLTVDGGSTLNVAGIKTEAEDQEAENRGMKKVKVEMMDSPSCASSGLPLHLLVPMVSSEISSPCEQIMVRTRSVGVNTSDVALATEPECLGPCEPGTSVNLEGIVWQETEDGMLVVNVTWRNKTYVGTLLDCTRHDWAPPSSVPITETATVPDSKGASSSSSSSSKTRAGTNSKGRRGSQNSGEHRPPPCGASDDIKASPSSASKRKSKPPSDMELTSSSEDSKGSKRARTNSMGSSSAPVSMPLTVPLSTIKVEPATLDRNCSSPILIDCPHPNCNKKYKHINGLKYHQAHAHTDDDSKPEADGDSECGEEPHLHLDMGGCNGAFASQKGSLSPARSATPKARITEPHSPTLSAKFGGKAACKKKVGAEGDTDPGALSNDGSEDGTLAADDTSNDGFDLQEKRLAEKDAVKKGGLSTKTEKPPASKSVKSARPIAPAIVPQPMYTFQATTFTASSPGSSTGITTTVVQAMPASPQLKPIQPKPTVMGEPSGINPALTPSRDKKKKDKKKKECREEESPGSSMKSGRPEEGKSPYGEGMGESSNKADGLLNGSDAHQSRLASIKAEADKIYSFTDNAPSPSIGSGSTSSRIENPSPGQPMTPLHVVTQNGAEGASAKTNSPAYSDISDAGDDGEGKLDGTKVKDPDMIVKEGAKKTLFAQQPQSKDSPYYQSFETYYSPNYAHSSPSAINTTGQATSESQPLKVKKEEDLEVTEVKMKTEPPEEKKPELNSASQQPSVIQQRPNMYMQSLYYNQYAYVPPYGYSDQGYHAHMLSTNPAYRQHYEEQQKQRQSLEQQRSNEKKAEIAVRERETSIKDEWKHKSVPPTLTKAPSLTDLGKSGTSKAKELGTSSDSGKSVIIPKPEDSVKLPLQQGEGLKAKVSEGGQHAGKETTEAKSIGECNRQAGLDPALWYRQQEADSRLWTYVYPKYSDPLKSEDERWKEERERKVKEERARSKEASSKEDSKEGVSVDVKGPPVTEDPRGLPKDPRTSTHVPVSSPLTQHQSYIPYMHSYTYSQAYDPSHPSYRGMPAVMMQNYPGSYLPPSYSFSPYGNKVSSSEESDKSRASPSVSCKPTSESKALDILQQHASHYKSKSPTITDKSPQDRDRSGCNVPGSTAGSVGGCSSMGAPDRGGDRSSERPRTSPSQRLMSTHHHHHHLGYSLLPAQYPVTYGPGLSSTAIVASQQGSTPSLYPPPRR